One genomic segment of Arachis duranensis cultivar V14167 chromosome 4, aradu.V14167.gnm2.J7QH, whole genome shotgun sequence includes these proteins:
- the LOC107485533 gene encoding uncharacterized protein LOC107485533 isoform X2: MEFVALAVDKTLGFVAQPVFRQLGYIFFYNSNVKNLVQGVEELEAERIAVQHQVDEALRKGDEIEQRVENWLKQASDIISKTEEFQQDGGHKGTRSWLFPNSMRLRYRLGKQAKKMKTDVDGLLPKADFNGASYRLGPRSMDAALSNIGYESFKSRDETMKSVKAALEDPTVRMIGIYGPGGVGKTTLVKEVAKQAMDENLFYPVILTSVTRNPDPKKIQGEIADMLGLRLEEESEIGRADRIRQRLKREKKNTLVILDDLWEGVDLNRLGIPFDDDGFSQMTIKDIPDFDNSMMKNEKATGEYKGCKILLTSRSKEVLSTQMDVKKNTIFSVGILDKKEAEKLFKKVAGVQGKNPKFERLTTEIVRKCGGLPMAIVAVARALTSMGYLDWNNAMDQLKRQEFMGLQNPMEFSVKLSYDHLGSENLKSVFLLCAQMGDRALIMDLMKYCIGLGIFQGVHTIREARNRTDTLLQKLKDSSLLLDTDSNDHFNMHDMIRDVALSIASKEQNVFFLRNGKIDEWPDMDELQRYTAISIHNSEIIDELPEDINCPLLKVFHIDSDDPSLRIPDKIFEGMKNLRILILTGVHLPHLPNSIKCLKNLKMLCLERCQLGENLSIIGELKKLRILSFSGSEIQNLPNELGNLGKLQFFDISNCTKLKGIPPNIISRQSSLEELYMRNSLSQWETEGQTSQTQSAILGELRHMHQLTTLDICISNAELLPTNLFFDKLINYKIVIGDSNMLSLGDFKMPHKYEVSRTLALQLKEPTDIHSQKGIKMLFKRVENLLLSDIYGVQNIFDELNLDGFPELKHLSIVRNSEIEHIIIESIDFSHPHNAFPKLESLCLYELNKMEKLCSAKLTTNCFSNLKSIKISCCGQLKSLFAFCMVQSLTKLEAIDVAECCSLEEIVGGGTDESNNNSVKVNRLKLPALRSLTLRSLPRLTGFLTNDNIYSEPQLVEEQVSDGGFNEITVVEESASHYLLNDQVAIPNLESLELLSINIHKIWSEQSPSLPLTHFCFQKLIKLNVKDCNRMAYLFTYSMATSLPNLKALSASGCKRMQEIFIYDNSNKDETKISIFPKLEEIQFSGMERLTKIWPSRVNSKSFGSLTTVVIEKCKNLVTVFPGHTVGRFQKLISLKVFDCESVKEIFDIQNSTPQGLSGYETYLQFFYIKELPSLKILWNKDPEGILSIKNLQILEVYGCRNLKYLFPFSVAKDLDKLQCLTVLNCNEMEEIIPMGKKSTASSTLKLPQLSFLQLQQLPKLKNFFGGGAIGLPELKQLAVCYCENLEAQPIFGDEKVISKLEMLTMTMTQKGSEWLNQWISKCRMNSLKDLRLALLQNIKILYEFLHKIPNLEDLTLYSCQFKEVLPHGSLAAPKKIGTVVQVKGLVLWDLPDLQKIGFERDPVFQMIERLRVHRCPRLIDIVPASVSFTYLTLLEVSECNSLINLMAFSTAKSLFQLTTMKIIKCNKMEEIVRKDGTEEETEDVVFSKLMTLEIASLEKLKSFCCSRNCSFKFPSLEKLILRECPSMKVFSAGATSTPKLLKVQVAEEKEKWRWVGDLNGTIGNIFTEAFATGVEHLKLGDQSMLEEIWKGQVTVPNKWFNNLKSLVIKKCKFLSIVIPSNLLPFLSKLEELEVQDCNSVKVIYDMKDVTEETRSMKNMGQVFPCPFPLKKFILKELPNLEHVWNRDPQGIVSLKNLQDVHVERCKSLRSIFPESVAKDLAQLENIVVRYCEEMVEMIARDGESSSEATKEFVFPSLSSLILWQLPKLKWFPRELKIKFPQLKSLDVHHCLLTSALEIYQTACLEDHASTSVAKVFPNFERLSLNKEETMMICHGRQLEVNLLQKLKCLILQCFHSRCSMFPYGFLQKFPHIEEVEVRCCYFKKIFSMDRPDMNYGGVPSKLKQLKLNTMPELNSIGFEHSLADSILKNLEKLEVSGCPRLVNLTPSTVFFSKLAELTVSQCHELDYLLTYSTAKSMHMLEKISISHCQSLKVVVAREIDELDENEHHEIIFEKLKALYLDSLTNLACFYDGISSLNFPLLEQVSVFECPMMESFCQGNAVSPNLSGVKFHGHMSKLKLFGVEYEDHADSHWGTDLKTIISEAFKETAAEFLSHVNHLKLGDHSELKLKDIWFGVVQVPDTCFNNLKSLILENCRFISNVIPSNLLSFLSSLEELEVRNCELVNVIFDVKDITGDKSNMNIGQAAPLQLALKKLKLENLPNLMHVWSKDPHGLFRLPALQVMHVNGCSSIKSLFPVSVAQDLLNLEIIDVSYCGSLEELFQPDIGAEEGITIKFLFPCLTVLILGNLQNFKYIYPGKYEVEFHMLKSLKVYLCKKFTPIFRIDHQKHPDYEHHQNHPDGEFQEFQDNQQALLSIEQVAASLEQLSLNTEDIVMIDQSISQFDLLNKLKALELQCFEYESTFPFGLLQKLPNTEKLQVSHSSFKMIFPPEAGPWLSSCIDDTSYNHEDHSNFLSFTDQIRYVLAALQHAGIRPIDNEHDAKALVPKLKELYLNALPELRAIGLENTWVDVLSRGLKTLEICRCPSLVNLAPSTVLFSSLTNLTVKECGGLQYLFTLSTAKSMHLLENMCICQCESMTEIVDKEEDESDLQVDITLGRLNTLYLDSLENLVSFYAGNSILKFPSLEQVSVFECPKMKVFCQSGVDTPKLMGVEFSNHMDEPCWFGDLNITTWKQSEQMITKFACEVQHLELSEHPELQMFWNNVVSVPDTCFENLESLVVESCEWSSTAIPSNIHSLLSSLKELQVGNCNCVNAIFDGRDIRGDRRMKDLEPALFLSRMILNQLPNLEHIWNTGLQGVAGQQQSEEVYIDGCDKLRSLFPASIEKYLMKLEKLDVKRCLRLEEIVGRDKVCTGAIMECILPAVSFSSLKELCLSDCPRLIYVFSSSTAKSLVQLEKMHINKCKSIKEIVAKEVNDAIQRQIIFGQLKVLSLNSLPSLASFYEGNSTLKFPELVEAIIYECPKMKIFSPGLETPKLEAIQISPQASDKRWEHDLNHTIKAFIAWKVTKFACEVQFLKLIDHPELEDIFCGVALAPFESYFSNLKILVVEGCEFLSSVIHFKLFPFLNNLEELQVRHCDSVKEIFDVEGLMNNVVPSASQSFPRIKKLTLENLPDLQHILRITDHQGIFTFPDLEKVEVRECKSLISLFPAKIAKGLVKLEMLHVIHCAGLVEIAAKDEAATEAKNELFEFPNLKWVILLELPELRHFYPGPHNKECPKLKELDVSCCRNPKIFSTAQDFGENYQLFSWAKRLIAWVK; encoded by the exons ATGGAGTTTGTAGCTCTTGCTGTTGATAAAACTTTGGGTTTTGTGGCCCAACCAGTTTTTCGGCAGCTGGGTTACATTTTCTTTTACAACTCTAATGTCAAGAATCTAGTTCAAGGAGTTGAGGAACTTGAAGCTGAAAGGATAGCAGTGCAACATCAAGTTGATGAAGCTTTAAGGAAGGGGGAtgaaattgaacagagagttgaaAATTGGTTAAAACAAGCAAGTGATATCATCTCTAAAACAGAGGAGTTTCAACAAGATGGAGGACATAAAGGGACGCGCTCTTGGTTGTTTCCAAATAGCATGCGGTTAAGGTATCGGCTGGGCAAACAGGCAAAGAAGATGAAAACGGATGTTGATGGACTATTACCAAAAGCTGACTTCAATGGAGCTTCTTATAGGCTGGGACCAAGGTCCATGGATGCTGCTTTATCCAATATTGGTTATGAAAGTTTCAAATCAAGGGATGAAACCATGAAAAGTGTAAAGGCAGCACTTGAAGACCCAACTGTCAGAATGATTGGAATCTATGGACCGGGAGGTGTTGGTAAGACTACTTTAGTCAAAGAAGTTGCTAAGCAGGCTATGGATGAAAATTTGTTCTATCCGGTGATTCTCACAAGTGTAACAAGGAATCCAGACCCCAAGAAAATTCAGGGAGAAATTGCTGACATGTTGGGGTTGAGACTGGAAGAAGAGAGTGAGATTGGGAGAGCAGATCGTATACGGCAGAGgttgaagagagagaagaagaacacCCTTGTAATACTAGATGATCTTTGGGAAGGAGTCGACTTGAATAGGTTAGGAATTCCATTTGATGATGATGGTTTCAGCCAGATGACTATCAAAGACATACCAGACTTTGACAATAGcatgatgaagaacgaaaaggCTACTGGTGAATACAAAGGGTGCAAAATTTTGCTAACTTCCAGAAGCAAAGAAGTATTGTCTACtcaaatggatgtgaagaaaaatacaattttcTCTGTGGGTATTTTGGACAAAAAGGAAGCCGAGAAGTTGTTTAAGAAGGTAGCTGGAGTACAAGGAAAGAATCCCAAATTTGAACGTTTAACTACTGAAATTGTAAGGAAGTGCGGAGGGTTACCCATGGCAATTGTTGCTGTTGCAAGAGCGCTGACAAGCATGGGCTACTTGGACTGGAACAATGCAATGGACCAACTGAAAAGGCAAGAATTTATGGGACTGCAGAATCCTATGGAATTTTCCGTGAAGTTAAGTTATGATCATTTGGGAAGTGAGAACCTTAAGTCTGTTTTCTTGCTTTGTGCTCAAATGGGTGATCGTGCATTAATTATGGACTTGATGAAGTACTGCATTGGCTTGGGTATATTTCAGGGGGTCCATACAATTAGAGAAGCTCGAAATAGAACAGATACATTACTCCAGAAGCTAAAAGACTCAAGTTTGTTGTTGGATACTGATTCCAATGATCATTTCAATATGCATGATATGATTCGCGATGTTGCCCTGTCTATAGCATCCAAGGAGCAAAATGTATTTTTTCTGAGAAATGGAAAAATAGATGAATGGCCTGACATGGATGAACTTCAAAGGTATACGGCTATTTCCATACACAATAGTGAAATCATTGATGAGCTTCCAGAAGATATAAATTGTCCTCTGCTTAAAGTCTTTCATATTGATAGTGATGATCCGTCATTGAGAATACCGGACAAGATTTTTGAGGGAATGAAAAATCTCAGAATATTGATTTTGACTGGCGTTCATCTACCACACTTACCAAATTCAATTAAATGCCTGAAGAATCTTAAAATGCTTTGTTTGGAGAGGTGCCAACTAGGTGAGAACTTATCCATCATTGGAGAGTTGAAAAAACTACGAATTCTAAGCTTTTCGGGGTCAGAAATTCAGAACTTACCAAATGAGTTAGGCAATTTGGGTAAGTTACAATTCTTTGACATCAGTAATTGCACCAAACTCAAGGGCATTCCTCCTAATATCATATCAAGGCAGAGTAGTTTGGAAGAGTTGTATATGAGAAATAGCTTGTCTCAGTGGGAAACTGAAGGACAAACAAGCCAAACTCAAAGTGCTATCCTTGGTGAATTAAGGCATATGCATCAATTAACAACTCTTGACATATGCATCTCTAATGCTGAACTTTTGCCAACGAATCTATTTTTTGATAAGTTGATAAATTACAAGATTGTGATTGGAGACTCCAATATGCTTTCTCTTGGAGATTTCAAGATGCCCCATAAGTATGAAGTGTCAAGAACTTTGGCATTACAGTTGAAAGAACCTACTGATATTCACTCTCAAAAAGGGATTAAAATGTTGTTCAAAAGAGTTGAAAATCTGCTGTTGTCAGATATTTATGGTGTTCAGAATATTTTTGATGAGTTGAATTTGGATGGATTTCCAGAGTTGAAACATTTGTCCATTGTAAGAAACTCTGAGATTGAGCACATCATCATTGAGTCAATAGACTTCTCACATCCACATAATGCATTTCCCAAGTTGGAGTCTTTGTGTCTCTACGAATTGAACAAGATGGAGAAATTATGCTCTGCTAAGCTTACAACTAACTGCTTTAGCAATTTGAAATCCATCAAAATTAGTTGTTGTGGACAACTGAAAAGTCTCTTTGCCTTCTGTATGGTTCAGTCTCTTACTAAACTTGAAGCAATTGACGTTGCTGAATGCTGTTCTTTGGAGGAGATAGTTGGTGGGGGAACAGATGAAAGTAATAACAACTCTGTGAAAGTTAATAGGCTGAAGTTACCTGCGCTGCGCTCTTTGACACTACGCTCATTGCCAAGGTTAACTGGTTTCTTGACCAATGATAACATCTATTCTGAACCACAGTTGGTAGAGGAGCAAGTGTCAGATGGTGGTTTCAATGAAATTACTGTGGTAGAGGAATCGGCTTCCCATTATCTCTTAAATGATCAG GTGGCAATTCCCAACTTAGAAAGTTTGGAATTATTGTCAATCAACATCCACAAGATATGGAGTGAGCAGTCTCCGTCCCTGCCTTTGACTCATTTCTGCTTTCAGAAATTGATAAAACTGAATGTGAAAGATTGTAATAGAATGGCATATTTATTTACATACTCCATGGCTACAAGCCTGCCAAACCTCAAAGCCCTTTCTGCAAGTGGATGCAAGAGGATGCAGGAAATATTTATCTATGACAATTCTAACAAGGATGAAACAAAG ATTAGCATCTTTCCTAAATTGGAGGAAATCCAATTTAGCGGCATGGAGAGGTTGACAAAGATATGGCCCTCCAGAGTCAATTCAAAATCCTTTGGTAGTCTAACTACTGTGGTTATTGAAAAGTGTAAAAATCTTGTCACAGTTTTTCCTGGTCACACTGTGGGAAGATTTCAGAAGCTAATCAGCTTGAAGGTTTTTGATTGTGAGTCTGTGAAAGAGATATTTGACATTCAAAATAGCACTCCACAAGGACTTTCTGGGTATGAAACTTATCTTCAGTTCTTTTATATCAAAGAGCTTCCCAGTCTGAAGATTTTGTGGAACAAAGATCCTGAAGGAATTCTTTCCATTAAAAATCTACAAATACTGGAGGTGTATGGATGCCGCAACTTAAAATATCTCTTCCCATTTTCTGTGGCCAAAGATCTTGATAAACTTCAATGCCTCACTGTATTAAATTGCaatgaaatggaagaaattatTCCCATGGGAAAAAAATCTACTGCAAGTAGTACCCTTAAGCTTCCTCAATTATCCTTTTTGCAATTGCAACAACTACCAAAACTGAAGAATTTCTTTGGGGGCGGAGCTATTGGGTTACCAGAATTGAAACAGCTTGCAGTGTGCTATTGTGAAAATCTAGAAGCACAACCAATATTTGGAGATGAAAAG gtcATCTCCAAGCTAGAGATGTTAACAATGACAATGACCCAGAAGGGATCAGAGTGGCTAAACCAGTGGATAAGCAAATGTCGAATGAACAGTTTAAAGGATCTTCGCTTGGCACTATTGCAGAATATTAAGATTCTGTACGAATTTCTCCACAAAATTCCTAACCTTGAAGACTTGACTTTGTACAGTTGTCAGTTCAAGGAAGTGTTGCCTCATGGAAGCCTTGCAGCACCTAAAAAAATAGGGACTGTAGTACAGGTTAAGGGTTTGGTACTGTGGGATTTGCCTGATCTTCAGAAAATTGGCTTTGAAAGAGATCCAGTTTTTCAGATGATAGAGCGATTAAGGGTACATCGCTGTCCCCGTTTGATTGATATAGTGCCTGCATCAGTATCTTTCACATACTTAACGCTTCTGGAAGTGAGTGAGTGTAACAGCTTAATAAACTTAATGGCATTCTCTACAGCAAAAAGCTTGTTTCAACTCACAACAATGAAGATTATTAAATGCAACAAGATGGAGGAAATTGTAAGAAAAGACGGAACTGAAGAAGAAACAGAAGATGTTGTGTTCAGCAAATTGATGACTCTGGAAATTGCATCTCTTGAAAAACTCAAAAGTTTTTGCTGCTCTAGAAATTGTTCCTTTAAGTTTCCGTCACTGGAAAAATTAATACTAAGAGAGTGTCCATCAATGAAAGTCTTCTCTGCGGGAGCAACAAGCACACCAAAACTACTGAAAGTACAGGTTgcagaagagaaagaaaaatggcGCTGGGTTGGTGATTTAAATGGAACCATAGGAAATATTTTTACAGAGGCG TTTGCCACTGGAGTAGAGCATTTGAAACTCGGTGATCAGTCTATGCTGGAAGAGATATGGAAGGGTCAAGTAACAGTTCCAAACAAGTGGTTCAACAATTTGAAGTCTTTGGTCATCAAGAAATGCAAATTTTTGTCGATCGTAATACCTTCTAATTTACTTCCCTTCCTAAGTAAACTGGAGGAGTTGGAAGTGCAAGACTGTAATTCTGTCAAAGTAATATATGACATgaaagatgtaactgaagaaaCAAGAAGCATGAAAAATATGGGACAAGTCTTTCCTTGTCCATTCCCTTTGAAGAAGTTTATTCTAAAGGAGCTTCCAAATTTGGAGCACGTGTGGAACAGGGATCCTCAAGGAATTGTTAGCCTTAAAAATTTGCAGGATGTGCATGTTGAAAGATGTAAAAGTCTTAGAAGTATATTTCCAGAATCTGTTGCCAAAGACCTGGCGCAACTTGAAAACATTGTTGTAAGATACTGTGAGGAGATGGTGGAAATGATTGCCAGAGATGGTGAATCGTCCTCAGAAGCAACTAAAGAGTTTGTGTTTCCTTCTTTGTCCTCATTGATTCTATGGCAATTGCCAAAGCTCAAGTGGTTTCCTAGGGAGCTTAAGATAAAGTTTCCTCAGTTGAAAAGTTTAGATGTTCATCACTGTTTATTGACATCTGCATTGGAAATCTATCAAACAGCATGCCTGGAGGATCATGCCTCTACATCAGTTGCAAAG GTTTTTCCCAACTTCGAGAGACTTTCACTCAATAAAGAGGAAACCATGATGATCTGCCATGGACGACAGCTTGAGGTGAACCTCCTACAGAAATTGAAATGCCTTATTTTGCAGTGTTTTCATAGTCGGTGTAGCATGTTTCCTTATGGATTCCTTCAAAAATTTCCCCACATAGAAGAAGTTGAAGTGCGTTGTTGTTACTTCAAGAAGATATTCTCCATGGATAGACCAGACATGAATTACGGAGGAGTTCCCTCAAAGCTGAAGCAGTTAAAGCTGAACACTATGCCCGAGCTCAATTCCATTGGGTTCGAACACTCTTTGGCAGACTCAATTCTCAAAAATCTTGAGAAATTGGAAGTATCTGGTTGTCCTCGTTTAGTAAACTTGACTCCATCCACTGTGTTTTTCTCCAAACTGGCAGAATTGACTGTCTCTCAATGTCATGAACTGGACTACTTATTGACATATTCTACAGCCAAAAGTATGCATATGCTTGAGAAGATTTCTATAAGCCATTGTCAGTCCCTAAAAGTGGTTGTAGCTAGAGAGATTGATGAATTAGATGAGAATGAGCATCATGAGATAATTTTTGAGAAGCTCAAAGCATTGTACCTTGACTCATTGACAAACCTTGCATGTTTCTATGATGGCATTTCCTCTTTGAACTTCCCATTGTTGGAACAAGTGTCTGTATTTGAATGCCCTATGATGGAAAGTTTCTGTCAAGGTAATGCAGTATCACCAAACTTGTCAGGTGTCAAATTTCATGGGCATATGAGTAAGCTTAAGTTGTTTGGAGTTGAATATGAGGACCATGCAGATAGCCACTGGGGAACTGATCTCAAAACTATTATTTCAGAGGCATTTAAGGAAACg GCTGCAGAGTTTCTATCTCATGTAAACCATTTGAAACTGGGAGATCATTCTGAgctaaaactaaaagatatatGGTTTGGTGTAGTTCAAGTCCCGGATACATGCTTCAACAATTTGAAGTCTTTGATTTTGGAAAATTGTCGCTTTATATCAAATGTAATACCTTCCAATTTACTGTCTTTTCTAAGCTCCTTGGAGGAGCTGGAAGTAAGAAATTGCGAATTGGTGAATGTAATATTTGATGTGAAAGATATTACAGGAGATAAAAGTAATATGAATATTGGTCAAGCTGCTCCCCTCCAACTAGCCctaaagaaattgaaattagaaaatttacCAAATCTGATGCATGTATGGAGTAAAGATCCTCATGGGCTTTTCAGGCTTCCTGCACTACAAGTAATGCATGTCAATGGATGTAGTAGCATTAAAAGTTTGTTTCCAGTATCAGTTGCTCAAGATCTATTGAATCTTGAAATTATTGATGTAAGCTACTGCGGGTCCCTAGAGGAACTTTTTCAACCAGATATAGGAGCTGAAGAAGGCATAACTATAAAGTTTCTCTTCCCATGTCTGACCGTACTGATACTAGGTAACTTGCAAAATTTCAAGTACATCTACCCAGGAAAATATGAGGTGGAATTTCACATGCTGAAAAGTTTAAAAGTTTACCTTTGTAAAAAGTTCACTCCTATATTTCGAATTGACCATCAGAAGCATCCGGATTATGAACACCATCAAAATCATCCAGATGGTGAATTTCAAGAATTTCAAGATAATCAACAAGCCCTTCTCTCGATTGAACAG GTTGCTGCCAGCTTGGAGCAACTGTCGCTCAATACAGAAGATATTGTGATGATTGAccagagtatatctcagtttGACCTCCTTAATAAATTGAAAGCTCTGGAACTGCAATGCTTTGAATATGAATCTACTTTTCCATTTGGGTTGCTTCAAAAGTTACCCAACACTGAAAAGCTACAAGTGAGTCATAGTTCCTTCAAGATGATATTCCCCCCTGAAGCAGGTCCTTGGCTGTCTTCTTGTATTGATGATACATCCTATAACCATGAGGATCACTCTAACTTCCTCTCATTCACTGATCAAATACGTTATGTGTTAGCGGCTCTACAACACGCCGGGATCCGTCCTATTGATAATGAGCATGATGCAAAAGCATTAGTTCCAAAGCTGAAAGAGTTATATCTGAATGCTTTGCCTGAGCTCAGAGCGATAGGATTGGAGAACACCTGGGTGGACGTCCTTTCTAGAGGCCTTAAGACCTTGGAAATATGCAGATGTCCGTCTTTAGTAAACTTGGCTCCATCCACTGTGCTTTTCTCCAGCCTGACAAATTTGACTGTAAAAGAATGTGGTGGATTGCAATATTTATTCACATTGTCAACAGCAAAAAGCATGCATCTACTTGAGAATATGTGCATATGCCAATGTGAGTCAATGACAGAGATAGTGGACAAAGAGGAGGATGAATCAGATCTTCAAGTTGACATAACTCTCGGGCGGCTCAACACGTTGTACCTTGACTCGTTGGAAAACCTTGTAAGCTTTTATGCAGGCAATTCTATTTTGAAATTCCCATCCTTGGAACAAGTTTCTGTGTTCGAATGTCCCAAAATGAAAGTGTTCTGCCAAAGTGGCGTGGATACTCCAAAGTTGATGGGAGTTGAATTTAGCAACCACATGGATGAACCATGTTGGTTTGGTGATCTTAACATCACGACATGGAAGCAATCTGAACAAATG ATTACAAAGTTTGCCTGTGAAGTACAACATTTGGAGCTTAGTGAACACCCTGAACTACAAATGTTTTGGAACAATGTAGTTTCTGTTCCGGACACATGCTTTGAAAATTTGGAATCATTGGTTGTGGAGAGCTGTGAATGGTCTTCAACTGCAATACCTTCTAATATACATTCTTTGCTGAGCAGCTTGAAAGAATTACAAGTGGGAAACTGTAATTGTGTGAATGCAATATTTGATGGAAGAGATATAAGGGGTGACAGAAGGATGAAAGATTTGGAACCAGCCTTGTTCCTGTCAAGAATGATATTGAATCAGCTACCAAACCTGGAGCATATCTGGAATACAGGGCTTCAAGGAGTTGCTGGACAACAACAATCTGAAGAAGTATATATAGATGGATGTGACAAGCTTAGAAGTCTGTTTCCAGCATCAATTGAAAAATATCTAATGAAGCTTGAAAAACTTGATGTGAAACGCTGTCTGAGGTTAGAGGAAATTGTTGGGAGAGACAAAGTATGCACAGGAGCAATAATGGAGTGTATATTACCGGCAGTATCTTTCTCAAGTCTAAAAGAACTGTGCTTATCTGATTGTCCTAGACTGATATATGTATTCTCATCCTCAACAGCTAAAAGTTTGGTGCAACTTGAGAAGATGCATATAAACAAGTGtaaatcaataaaagaaattgtGGCCAAGGAAGTAAATGATGCAATTCAACGTCAGATAATCTTTGGGCAGCTCAAAGTGTTATCTCTAAATTCTTTGCCAAGCCTAGCAAGCTTTTATGAAGGGAATTCCACATTGAAATTCCCTGAACTAGTTGAGGCAATCATTTACGAATGCCCCAAAATGAAGATTTTCTCTCCAGGGTTAGAGACACCAAAGTTGGAGGCCATCCAAATTTCTCCACAGGCATCAGACAAGAGGTGGGAGCATGATCTTAACCATACAATAAAGGCGTTCATTGCATGGAAG GTTACGAAGTTTGCATGTGAAGTACAGTTTTTGAAACTCATTGATCACCCTGAACTTGAAGATATATTTTGTGGGGTAGCTCTAGCGCCATTCGAGTCATACTTCagcaatttgaaaattttggtgGTGGAGGGGTGTGAATTTTTATCAAGTGTGATACACTTTAAGTTATTTCCTTTCCTAAATAACTTGGAAGAGTTACAAGTACGACACTGTGATTCTGTCAAGGAAATTTTCGATGTGGAAGGTTTAATGAATAATGTGGTACCATCTGCATCCCAAAGCTTTCCACGGATCAAGAAATTGACTTTAGAAAATCTACCAGATCTGCAGCATATTTTGAGAATCACAGATCATCAAGGAATTTTCACATTTCCTGATTTGGAGAAAGTGGAAGTTAGGGAATGTAAAAGCCTTATCAGTTTGTTTCCAGCAAAAATAGCCAAAGGTCTTGTGAAACTTGAAATGCTTCATGTAATACACTGTGCAGGGCTAGTAGAAATTGCTGCCAAGGATGAGGCAGCCACAGAAGCGAAAAATGAGTTGTTTGAATTTCCCAATTTGAAATGGGTCATATTATTGGAACTACCTGAGCTCAGGCACTTTTACCCTGGGCCACACAATAAAGAATGCCCTAAGCTTAAAGAATTAGATGTGTCTTGTTGTCGTAATCCGAAGATCTTTTCCACAGCTCAAGACTTCGGTGAGAACTATCAGCTCTTTTCTTGGGCCAAAAG